In Anseongella ginsenosidimutans, one genomic interval encodes:
- a CDS encoding DUF4143 domain-containing protein, with translation MLTRVDKPALLKRLFELGCLYSGRILSFTKILGQLQDAGNTTTLSHYLVLLDTVGLLGGIEKYAADVVRKRSSSPKFQVHNNALISAQRSELFMEVRSQLSVWGHVVESSIGAHLLNCSFSEGYKVYYWRYGNQEVDFVLERRGKIICLEVKSNNEQAAPGISAFEKQFGVHKSLLIGSRGLP, from the coding sequence ATGTTGACCAGGGTGGATAAACCGGCCCTTCTAAAGCGATTGTTTGAATTGGGATGTCTTTATTCTGGACGAATCCTTTCTTTTACAAAAATATTGGGGCAATTGCAGGATGCTGGTAACACGACTACGTTATCCCATTACCTGGTTCTGCTGGATACTGTTGGCTTGCTCGGAGGCATCGAAAAATATGCAGCGGATGTGGTTAGGAAGCGGTCTTCCAGCCCTAAATTTCAGGTACATAATAATGCCCTGATAAGCGCTCAACGAAGCGAGTTATTTATGGAGGTACGGTCGCAGCTGTCAGTCTGGGGGCATGTCGTTGAATCCTCCATTGGCGCACATCTGTTAAATTGCTCCTTTTCCGAAGGTTATAAGGTATATTACTGGCGATACGGAAACCAGGAAGTGGATTTTGTGCTGGAGCGAAGAGGAAAGATCATTTGCCTGGAAGTAAAAAGTAATAACGAGCAGGCTGCGCCGGGAATAAGTGCCTTTGAAAAACAATTCGGCGTTCACAAATCCCTTTTGATCGGCAGCCGCGGGCTTCCCTGA
- a CDS encoding COG3650 family protein yields the protein MKIIQQSGFGILASLLLFSCNPGRENTENNAGTQPDTVTLKGIYTYSPKLSSFMECGDDSTTYWLSDPDSLLGIRAREFQFFPSDRNSVFAELEAVKLPPQDRGTGAEYDSLLKVVKVLNVSAKNFRTDCFPYDFWCLGNEPFWSVEISGGENLIRLTDMGTESAYYYQYTEPVIEGDNYTYDVPAEAGQPSLKIIVKKEECSDGMSDRNYDYSVTVHAGDRTLTGCAISGKGVSSF from the coding sequence ATGAAAATAATTCAGCAATCCGGTTTTGGCATACTAGCTTCCCTCCTTCTTTTCTCCTGCAATCCGGGAAGAGAAAATACTGAGAACAATGCCGGAACACAGCCGGACACGGTGACATTAAAAGGTATTTATACATACAGTCCTAAGCTAAGCAGCTTTATGGAATGTGGTGACGACAGTACAACGTATTGGCTTTCCGATCCGGACAGCCTCCTGGGAATACGGGCCCGGGAATTTCAGTTCTTTCCTTCTGACCGGAATTCCGTCTTCGCCGAACTGGAAGCGGTAAAACTGCCGCCGCAAGACAGAGGCACGGGCGCGGAATACGATAGCCTGCTGAAAGTGGTAAAGGTTCTCAACGTGAGCGCCAAGAATTTCAGGACCGATTGTTTTCCCTATGATTTCTGGTGCCTGGGCAACGAGCCTTTCTGGTCGGTGGAAATTTCAGGAGGCGAGAACCTTATCCGCCTGACGGACATGGGTACGGAATCCGCATATTATTACCAGTACACCGAACCTGTTATTGAGGGAGACAATTATACCTATGATGTCCCCGCCGAAGCCGGGCAGCCCTCCCTGAAGATCATCGTAAAAAAGGAAGAATGCTCCGACGGCATGTCGGACCGAAATTACGATTACAGCGTAACGGTTCATGCCGGCGACCGAACCTTAACAGGCTGCGCTATTTCGGGTAAAGGAGTTTCCAGTTTTTAG
- a CDS encoding NAD(P)(+) transhydrogenase (Re/Si-specific) subunit beta, with amino-acid sequence MEQYILAITYLIASVLFIFGLKMLGDPKTARRGNILAALGMGLAILATMAFHKNEAGERIGNYGWIIGGLVIGTIAGWLSAVKVKMTAMPQMVSLFNGMGGACAALISISEFDHLMHMSAGSATAGILLTMVAGLVIGSVSFSGSMIAFAKLQGIMKKNIRFPLYNIINILIMIGIVVISFIIIRQIPADPYPYFYGLFALSLLYGILFVIPIGGADMPVVISLLNSFTGVAAAFGGFLYDNQVMLTGGILVGSAGTLLTIVMCRAMNRSLTNVIFGGFGSGAKAAEGSAKEGGNVKATSISDVAILLNYAQKVIVVPGYGLAVAQAQHAIHDMESILEAKGVEVKYAIHPVAGRMPGHMNVLLAEANVAYEKLSEMEEVNPEFPTTDVVLVVGANDVVNPAAKSDPSSPIFGMPVLNVEEARNVIVVKRSMNTGYAGIDNELFGYDNCSMLFADAKTAITQLVTELKSLE; translated from the coding sequence ATGGAGCAGTACATACTCGCAATTACCTACCTGATAGCATCCGTTCTTTTTATTTTCGGGCTGAAAATGCTTGGCGATCCCAAAACAGCCAGGCGGGGAAATATACTTGCCGCCCTGGGAATGGGCCTGGCTATCCTGGCCACGATGGCCTTTCACAAGAACGAGGCGGGAGAACGAATTGGGAATTACGGCTGGATCATCGGCGGATTGGTGATTGGCACCATTGCCGGATGGCTTTCGGCCGTTAAAGTAAAAATGACGGCCATGCCGCAGATGGTGAGCCTGTTCAACGGGATGGGAGGCGCCTGTGCGGCCCTTATTTCTATTTCGGAGTTCGACCACCTGATGCACATGTCCGCCGGCAGCGCTACCGCTGGTATTTTACTTACAATGGTCGCAGGCCTGGTGATCGGGAGCGTTTCCTTTTCCGGAAGCATGATCGCCTTTGCAAAACTGCAGGGCATTATGAAGAAAAATATCCGCTTTCCGCTTTACAATATTATTAATATCCTGATAATGATCGGGATCGTGGTGATTTCCTTCATCATCATCCGGCAGATCCCCGCTGACCCGTATCCATATTTTTATGGTCTTTTTGCCCTGTCCCTGCTGTACGGGATTCTTTTCGTAATCCCCATCGGGGGAGCCGATATGCCGGTGGTGATTTCCCTGCTGAACTCCTTTACCGGGGTAGCGGCGGCCTTTGGAGGCTTCCTCTATGATAACCAGGTAATGCTTACAGGCGGTATCCTGGTAGGTTCGGCCGGTACCCTGCTGACCATTGTTATGTGCCGCGCCATGAACCGCTCTCTCACCAACGTGATCTTCGGCGGATTTGGTTCAGGCGCAAAAGCCGCGGAAGGCAGCGCAAAGGAAGGTGGCAATGTGAAGGCGACCAGCATATCGGACGTGGCCATTCTTTTGAATTATGCGCAAAAGGTGATCGTCGTACCCGGATATGGACTGGCTGTTGCGCAGGCGCAGCACGCTATTCATGACATGGAATCCATTCTGGAAGCTAAAGGCGTAGAAGTAAAATACGCTATTCATCCCGTGGCTGGCCGTATGCCGGGTCATATGAACGTACTGCTTGCTGAGGCAAACGTGGCCTATGAAAAGCTCTCGGAAATGGAGGAAGTTAACCCGGAATTCCCCACTACGGATGTCGTGCTGGTAGTAGGCGCCAACGACGTAGTAAATCCGGCCGCCAAAAGCGATCCTTCCAGCCCGATTTTCGGAATGCCTGTACTGAACGTGGAAGAAGCCCGGAATGTGATCGTCGTTAAACGAAGCATGAACACCGGTTACGCCGGCATCGACAACGAGCTGTTCGGTTACGATAATTGCTCCATGCTGTTCGCAGACGCCAAAACCGCCATTACACAACTCGTTACCGAATTAAAAAGCCTTGAATAG
- a CDS encoding NAD(P) transhydrogenase subunit alpha, translating to MESILSFIGDHMEMIYIIILSIFVGVEVISKVPSALHTPLMSGANAIHGVVIIGAIIVMGHADPGNIAALILGFLAVVLGTLNVVGGFVVTDRMLEMFKKKK from the coding sequence ATGGAATCAATCCTTTCATTTATAGGTGATCATATGGAAATGATCTATATCATTATCCTTTCCATATTTGTGGGTGTGGAGGTGATCTCCAAAGTGCCCTCCGCCTTGCATACGCCCCTGATGTCCGGTGCGAACGCCATTCACGGCGTCGTGATCATCGGAGCTATTATTGTCATGGGCCATGCCGATCCCGGAAATATAGCGGCGCTGATACTCGGCTTCCTGGCCGTGGTGCTGGGAACGTTAAACGTAGTGGGAGGTTTTGTTGTGACCGACCGCATGCTGGAAATGTTTAAGAAAAAGAAATAA
- a CDS encoding Re/Si-specific NAD(P)(+) transhydrogenase subunit alpha, producing the protein MGLKIYVPKESRSGENRVALTPSVVKQLIAEGFECYIEPDAGSGAGFSDEAYQGAGALIAGQSAAWAAADVVLKVNPPSPDEVAQMKKGAVLISMMYAFSNPALVEACSRQGVTSFALDAVPRISRAQKMDVLSSQANLAGYKAVIIGANEMGKIFPLLMTAAGTITPSKVLIFGAGVAGLQAVATAKRLGAVVEVTDVRPETKEQVESLGGKFLVVDSAEGIKTEGGYAREVSEDFLRKQKELVEKHIAQADLVITTAQVFGRKAPVLITEDMVRLMKPGSVIVDMAVEQGGNCSLSEAGKTVVNHGVKIVGQTNLPSLLPVNASELFAKNISTLLLHLGNGEGFKLDREEEITKGCLITHDGQLVHESTKQLLNNAAQSA; encoded by the coding sequence ATGGGTTTAAAAATATATGTTCCTAAAGAAAGCCGTTCCGGTGAAAACCGCGTGGCTTTAACACCTTCCGTAGTCAAACAATTGATTGCCGAAGGGTTCGAATGTTATATTGAACCGGACGCGGGCAGCGGAGCGGGCTTCAGCGATGAAGCATACCAGGGCGCCGGGGCGTTAATTGCCGGTCAAAGCGCCGCCTGGGCCGCAGCGGATGTGGTGCTGAAAGTGAATCCTCCTTCTCCGGATGAGGTTGCTCAGATGAAGAAAGGAGCCGTGCTGATCTCAATGATGTATGCATTCTCCAACCCGGCCCTTGTGGAGGCCTGTTCCAGGCAAGGGGTGACGTCGTTTGCGCTTGACGCCGTACCGCGGATCTCACGCGCCCAAAAAATGGACGTTCTGAGTTCCCAGGCAAATCTTGCCGGGTATAAAGCCGTGATCATCGGGGCAAATGAAATGGGAAAGATCTTCCCGCTTTTAATGACGGCGGCCGGGACCATCACCCCTTCCAAAGTGCTGATCTTTGGCGCAGGGGTAGCGGGCCTGCAGGCTGTAGCTACGGCCAAGCGGCTGGGAGCCGTAGTGGAAGTGACGGACGTCCGGCCGGAAACAAAAGAACAGGTGGAATCCCTTGGCGGTAAATTCCTGGTGGTTGACTCCGCTGAAGGGATTAAAACCGAAGGCGGGTATGCCCGCGAAGTCTCGGAAGATTTTCTCCGTAAGCAAAAGGAACTGGTGGAAAAACATATCGCACAGGCCGACCTGGTGATTACCACCGCTCAGGTTTTCGGAAGAAAGGCGCCCGTACTCATCACCGAAGATATGGTGAGGCTGATGAAACCCGGTTCGGTCATCGTGGATATGGCCGTGGAACAAGGCGGGAATTGCTCGCTGAGCGAAGCCGGAAAAACCGTCGTGAACCACGGTGTGAAGATCGTGGGGCAAACCAACCTTCCCTCGCTGCTTCCGGTAAACGCCAGTGAACTATTCGCTAAAAATATTTCTACATTGCTGCTTCACCTTGGAAATGGAGAAGGATTCAAACTGGATAGGGAAGAAGAGATCACCAAAGGCTGTCTTATTACTCACGACGGGCAGCTGGTGCATGAATCTACAAAACAACTGTTAAATAACGCCGCGCAAAGCGCCTAA